A window of the Cystobacter fuscus genome harbors these coding sequences:
- a CDS encoding rhamnogalacturonan lyase B N-terminal domain-containing protein, with amino-acid sequence MALMMLPGKALAAFGITLSGGAYTVDTNAGLVFKVNGSNCDITSIKFNGGAELQSSSKGSHIGSGLGSATVTSSLSPSGTSGVITCSTSTLTHYYAVRRNENIIYMATYIVVEPSVGELRWITRLKSSVLTNVPAQSDLRGTDHAVESADVFGTSNGQTRSKYYGNQQARDLTVRGVTGSGVGVFMAYGNRESASGGPFFRDIQNQTGTDTEVYNYMNSGHNQTEPFRTGVLHGPYALVFTSGATPGVPDMSWMAGLGLTGWVSGRGYISGKASGVASGVGALVGFANTTAQYWTTPDASTGNFSSPAMKPGVYTQTLYQGELAVATRTVTVYSGTTTTGQNITSTWPEPSVLWRIGSWDGTPSWFANSNRYLDMHPSDVRNVSWGPLTYTVGSSGLSGFPAYQWKSGANNPTTVKFNLTSSQIAARTVRIGITAAFAGGRPQITVNNWTSSIPSPSTQPDSRGMTIGTYRGNNALYTYSVPASAFVTGTNTMTINIVSGSSGSAFLSPGVAYDAVDMY; translated from the coding sequence ATGGCGTTGATGATGTTGCCTGGCAAGGCGCTGGCGGCTTTTGGCATTACGCTGAGCGGTGGGGCCTACACCGTCGACACCAATGCGGGCCTTGTCTTCAAGGTCAACGGCTCCAATTGCGACATCACGTCGATCAAGTTCAATGGGGGAGCAGAGCTTCAATCCAGCAGCAAGGGGTCACACATTGGCTCGGGGCTCGGCTCCGCCACCGTGACGTCGTCGCTGTCGCCCTCGGGAACCTCGGGGGTGATCACCTGTAGTACCAGCACACTGACCCACTATTACGCGGTGCGGCGGAATGAAAACATCATCTACATGGCGACCTACATCGTGGTCGAGCCATCGGTCGGGGAGCTGCGTTGGATCACCCGGCTGAAGTCCAGTGTGCTGACGAACGTGCCCGCGCAGTCCGATTTGCGCGGCACCGATCACGCCGTGGAGAGCGCGGACGTTTTCGGTACGAGCAATGGCCAGACGAGGTCCAAGTACTATGGCAACCAGCAGGCCAGGGACCTCACCGTTCGAGGAGTCACCGGCAGCGGCGTCGGCGTGTTCATGGCATACGGCAATCGGGAGAGCGCTTCGGGTGGCCCGTTCTTCCGTGACATCCAGAACCAGACCGGCACCGACACCGAGGTCTACAACTACATGAACTCGGGTCACAACCAGACGGAGCCCTTCAGGACCGGTGTGTTGCACGGGCCATACGCGCTCGTCTTCACCTCGGGCGCCACGCCGGGTGTGCCGGACATGAGCTGGATGGCCGGCCTCGGTCTCACCGGTTGGGTCTCGGGCCGCGGCTATATCTCTGGCAAGGCCAGTGGCGTTGCCAGCGGGGTCGGCGCGCTCGTCGGCTTCGCCAACACCACCGCGCAATACTGGACCACGCCCGATGCCTCCACGGGGAACTTCTCCAGTCCCGCGATGAAGCCCGGTGTCTATACACAGACGCTCTACCAGGGGGAGCTGGCCGTGGCCACCCGCACCGTCACCGTGTACTCCGGCACCACCACCACCGGACAGAACATCACGTCCACCTGGCCGGAGCCCTCGGTCCTCTGGCGCATCGGCAGTTGGGACGGAACGCCCTCCTGGTTCGCCAATTCCAACCGATACCTCGACATGCATCCCTCGGACGTGCGGAATGTCTCCTGGGGACCGTTGACCTACACGGTCGGCAGCAGTGGTTTGAGCGGGTTCCCCGCCTATCAATGGAAGAGCGGTGCGAACAACCCCACCACGGTCAAATTCAATCTCACTTCCAGTCAAATCGCCGCCCGAACGGTGCGCATCGGCATCACCGCCGCATTCGCTGGAGGCCGCCCGCAGATCACGGTGAACAACTGGACGTCTTCGATTCCCTCGCCCTCGACCCAGCCCGACTCGCGCGGCATGACGATCGGCACCTATCGCGGCAACAACGCGCTGTACACCTATAGCGTGCCCGCCAGCGCCTTCGTCACCGGCACCAACACGATGACGATCAACATCGTCAGTGGCTCGAGCGGGAGTGCCTTCCTCAGCCCGGGCGTCGCCTACGACGCCGTCGACATGTACTGA
- a CDS encoding biotin/lipoyl-containing protein — translation MALRDVMISGFDEGLTVATIVRWHVKSFDTVQEGQVLAEVLAGRTPLTVSSPWAGYILVTHGKEAEQVKVHQPLVTMDVEVRVPTRDNVYRSQGYGAPSFVTQFNRLSGDPD, via the coding sequence ATGGCACTGCGCGACGTCATGATCTCCGGCTTCGACGAAGGCTTGACGGTGGCCACGATCGTCAGGTGGCACGTGAAGTCCTTCGACACGGTCCAGGAGGGCCAGGTGCTCGCCGAGGTCTTGGCGGGTCGGACCCCCCTCACGGTGTCCAGCCCATGGGCCGGTTACATCCTCGTGACACACGGCAAGGAGGCGGAGCAGGTCAAGGTCCACCAGCCTCTCGTGACGATGGATGTCGAAGTGCGCGTACCCACGCGGGACAATGTGTATCGCTCCCAGGGCTACGGCGCGCCCTCCTTTGTGACCCAGTTCAACCGTCTGTCCGGCGATCCAGACTGA
- a CDS encoding WbuC family cupin fold metalloprotein: MSSSHRRALDAPAGELVVLTRSLVEAATESSRTSPRRRIILPLHKTEDEPLHRMFNVIQPDSYVRPHRHLEPPKAESWVVLRGMLAFFTFEEDGRVRDCLGLEAGGERFGVDLAPGIFHGLVALARDTVIFEVKSGPYAPANDKTFAPWAPAEDSPEAASYLARLREEYQRRSP; the protein is encoded by the coding sequence ATGAGTTCTTCCCATCGACGTGCCCTGGATGCTCCCGCGGGTGAGCTGGTGGTCCTCACGCGCTCCCTGGTCGAGGCGGCCACCGAGTCCTCCCGGACGAGCCCCCGGCGACGCATCATCCTCCCCTTGCACAAGACGGAGGATGAGCCGCTGCACCGGATGTTCAATGTCATCCAGCCAGACAGCTACGTGCGGCCGCATCGGCACCTGGAGCCACCGAAGGCCGAGTCCTGGGTGGTGCTGCGCGGCATGCTGGCCTTCTTCACCTTCGAGGAGGATGGCCGCGTGCGCGACTGTCTGGGACTGGAGGCGGGGGGCGAGCGGTTCGGAGTGGATCTGGCTCCGGGCATCTTCCATGGGCTCGTCGCCCTCGCGAGGGACACGGTGATCTTCGAGGTGAAGAGCGGGCCCTATGCACCCGCCAACGACAAGACCTTCGCCCCCTGGGCGCCCGCGGAGGATTCTCCCGAGGCCGCGAGCTACCTGGCCCGGTTGCGCGAAGAGTACCAGCGGCGCTCCCCATGA
- a CDS encoding metal-dependent hydrolase family protein, with amino-acid sequence MHRSQLGGLMATLVLLFMANAVAAEPNNAGATGQPTPDVYFKFENVKVFTSKKAKDPKGKEVKWTTGRTEGPFDVYVHGNTIHKILPAGSKNIALPLSEPPPEINVINGTGYTLMPGLIDAHTHLAYATLKQEELLSSDSGFMYVAATKAATDMLMRGFTSVRDLGGPVFGLKRGIDKDLVAGPRIWPSGAFISQTGGHGDFRMPTDLPAGPGDFIYGEQIGAMAIADSPDMVRKRAREQLALGASQLKLMAGGGVSSAYDPLDVTQYTTEEMRAAVEAAENWGTYVAVHAYTNKAVNQAIEAGVKCIDHGQLLEDEEPFKTMAKKGVWLSLQAFFNDGDRKSPYPEGSDKHKKQMSLYEGTKRAYQLALKHRVKLAWGTDVLYDPDYAAKQGRMLSKLVTDQKLFTAAEALTMATAANSELLALSGERAPYKGSLGVVDEGALADLLLVKGDPVADIKLIEKPEENFLVIMKDGRIYKNITKSQVVGSSASP; translated from the coding sequence ATGCATCGTAGTCAGCTGGGTGGCCTGATGGCGACCCTGGTCCTGTTGTTCATGGCGAACGCTGTTGCCGCTGAACCCAACAACGCCGGAGCTACGGGTCAGCCAACGCCGGACGTGTATTTCAAGTTCGAGAACGTCAAGGTCTTCACCTCCAAGAAGGCGAAAGACCCGAAAGGGAAGGAGGTGAAATGGACTACTGGAAGGACTGAAGGGCCGTTCGACGTGTATGTCCATGGCAACACCATCCACAAGATCCTGCCTGCCGGCAGCAAGAACATCGCATTGCCTCTTTCGGAGCCTCCCCCGGAAATCAATGTCATCAACGGCACGGGTTATACACTGATGCCTGGCTTGATTGATGCGCACACCCACCTCGCGTATGCGACGTTGAAGCAGGAGGAGTTGCTCAGCTCGGATTCCGGCTTCATGTACGTTGCCGCCACGAAGGCGGCCACCGACATGTTGATGCGTGGCTTCACCAGCGTTCGAGACCTGGGAGGGCCAGTCTTCGGATTGAAGCGAGGCATTGACAAGGACCTGGTCGCGGGACCGCGCATCTGGCCGTCGGGCGCCTTCATCTCGCAGACCGGTGGGCACGGTGACTTCCGTATGCCGACCGACCTTCCGGCGGGTCCCGGTGATTTCATCTACGGCGAGCAGATAGGGGCCATGGCCATCGCCGACAGCCCCGACATGGTTCGCAAGCGCGCGCGCGAGCAGCTGGCACTGGGGGCGTCTCAGCTCAAGCTGATGGCTGGTGGTGGCGTGTCGTCTGCTTATGATCCGCTCGATGTGACTCAGTATACCACTGAAGAGATGAGGGCCGCGGTCGAAGCGGCGGAGAACTGGGGCACCTATGTCGCCGTGCACGCCTATACGAATAAAGCCGTGAATCAGGCCATCGAGGCGGGTGTCAAATGTATCGACCATGGTCAGTTGCTGGAGGATGAAGAGCCGTTCAAGACGATGGCGAAAAAGGGTGTCTGGTTGAGCCTGCAGGCGTTCTTCAACGATGGTGACCGGAAGAGTCCGTACCCGGAGGGATCGGATAAGCACAAGAAACAGATGTCGCTGTATGAGGGCACGAAGAGGGCCTACCAACTGGCCCTCAAGCATCGGGTCAAGCTGGCCTGGGGGACTGACGTGCTATACGACCCCGACTACGCGGCGAAGCAGGGGCGGATGCTCTCCAAGCTGGTGACGGATCAGAAGTTGTTCACGGCCGCCGAGGCGCTGACGATGGCTACCGCGGCCAACTCCGAGCTGCTGGCGCTGTCCGGTGAACGTGCTCCGTATAAGGGCTCACTTGGCGTCGTCGATGAAGGAGCGCTCGCCGACCTCCTCCTCGTGAAGGGAGATCCGGTGGCGGACATCAAGCTGATCGAGAAGCCCGAGGAGAACTTCCTTGTCATCATGAAGGATGGTCGGATCTACAAGAACATCACGAAGAGCCAGGTGGTGGGTTCGAGCGCTTCTCCGTGA
- a CDS encoding M4 family metallopeptidase, whose translation MSMPWPRWPLLLASLVAGPSLAAGGRLASVSQTTLLQLRAREPSRAAESLSLLKAQSGQLGLSERDEFRMSSVQTDGFGLTHTRFQQLHEGIPVWGAVAITHLEPSGRGLTVTKDSVRPHIRVSTRPVVDEASAAALALLEVRPLGLPTKQPSAQLVIYPEVKRVGSPGGTRRLRVNAEDLQEEVVGYRLAWHVHTVLDNTQDGVRQTDFLLDARSGVVLKRWNSLQTAAAVGTGRSQYSGEVRLDVFQNADGRYELRDTTRTLGEGLRTYDVNHARLEYGEKPTPVLYQDADNLWGDGQNFDPSASTQSENGQTAAVDAHFGLLATWDYFQKIHHRFGIDNAGTPTFNYVHVSRSYDNAFWDDDCFCMSYGDGSYPKPYGFKSVVSLDVAGHELSHGVMSQTAGLIYSGESGGLNEANSDIFGTMTEFWARNGQGDTIGDTGGDWTIGEQLSDTPLRYMYKPSLDGSSEDAWFPGLDAIDVHYSSGPMNRAFYFLSQGAQSTATKNDYSSRYLPDGMTGIGNDKAAAIWYRAITAYLTPASNYVAARTASLRAAAELHGSGSKEYRAVQNAFAAINVGYSASTYDDLMPPKATLSMSGSAPTLRFTAVASDNIGVTRVEFYVDGVLTRSDDTQPFDFRVDTTQADPGTHQVVAKAIDRAGNVGSSAPIGFTVTQSFAQLLRDPGFEKDGSDWVQEPADSDYPIITYSSTRARTGYGYAVFNGYGTTAVDRISQQVTLPADTQTAALTFYLTVLTDDPGTQAQDTLAVQVRDTDGNLLEQPASWSNVDSTFGWVQVSIDLTRFAGQTVQLHFVGTENDDGFASLFQLDDLSLRVITHPDTESPLVRAGVATDPESGRVALLGHVWDNGFVNAVELLVDGTSQGSVPRTFAKILSASALGGGLHTLVVKATDAAGNTSTSEHLPFYVERGRGQVVQNPDFELYDSQTGQAEGWTLETSSPSSSGIIENFFYAYSGWVFVLFGVDDGPNTSTLRQTVTIPADAESAVYSFWLWVESNAFSDNVAHHTFTAKVRDVNGNDLKTLETLSNVDVTPYYTEHRYDLSAFKGQTIQLFFESNLEEPVEDPNTGYTYFSLDDVYLDVTSTPDSLAPSLDASVRDDSGTRVQLFANVSDNTWTEKLEFFVDGTPVATFTDPKGEYTSPFDTSALANGQHAFMAKATDRAGNGTAVTVPFTVNVVNDTTPPTVSAAVEGEHETTVFTASATDDTGVTSVEFYVDDVFQGRVQAAPYRLPFSTLPLAPGEHTLKVVAFDAYGNSASATAPFTRAGPLLSSTRILVPVDGTYELSTLLTQGADPLLLWNVQEGRVCGTVSWTGVYTAPAAPGLCHVLITHKQDARSSARVDVRVYTADLNGDRVVDGEDLARLAQSWGTRASSTTTADLDASGSVDDTDVTLFLSQFGR comes from the coding sequence ATGTCCATGCCGTGGCCTCGCTGGCCCCTGCTCCTCGCCTCGTTGGTGGCGGGGCCTTCCCTGGCGGCGGGCGGAAGACTCGCCTCCGTTTCCCAAACAACCCTGCTCCAGTTGCGCGCCCGGGAACCCTCGCGCGCGGCGGAGTCGCTCTCGCTGTTGAAAGCCCAGAGCGGACAGCTCGGTCTGAGCGAGCGGGATGAGTTCCGCATGTCGAGCGTCCAGACGGACGGCTTCGGCCTCACGCATACCCGCTTCCAGCAGCTCCACGAGGGCATTCCGGTGTGGGGCGCCGTGGCCATCACCCACCTGGAGCCATCCGGCCGCGGCCTCACGGTGACGAAGGACAGCGTGCGCCCCCACATCCGCGTGAGCACGCGTCCCGTGGTGGACGAGGCGAGCGCGGCGGCCCTGGCCCTGCTCGAGGTGCGCCCGCTGGGTCTGCCCACGAAGCAGCCCAGCGCCCAGCTCGTCATCTATCCCGAGGTGAAGCGCGTGGGCTCGCCGGGCGGTACGCGCCGCCTGCGGGTCAACGCGGAGGACCTCCAGGAGGAGGTGGTGGGCTACCGCCTCGCCTGGCACGTGCACACCGTGCTGGACAACACCCAGGACGGCGTCAGGCAGACGGATTTCCTGCTCGACGCCCGCTCGGGTGTGGTCCTCAAGCGGTGGAACTCGCTGCAGACCGCGGCCGCCGTGGGCACGGGCCGCTCGCAATACAGCGGCGAGGTGCGGCTCGACGTCTTCCAGAACGCGGACGGCCGCTACGAGCTGCGTGACACGACGCGCACCCTGGGCGAGGGCCTGCGCACGTACGACGTCAATCACGCCCGGCTCGAATACGGTGAGAAGCCGACCCCCGTGCTGTACCAGGACGCGGACAACCTCTGGGGTGACGGGCAGAACTTCGATCCGAGCGCCAGCACCCAGAGCGAGAACGGCCAGACGGCGGCCGTGGACGCGCACTTCGGCCTGCTGGCGACGTGGGACTACTTCCAGAAGATCCACCACCGCTTCGGCATCGACAACGCGGGCACGCCGACCTTCAACTACGTCCACGTCAGCAGGAGCTATGACAATGCCTTCTGGGACGACGACTGCTTCTGCATGAGCTACGGCGACGGCTCCTATCCGAAACCGTATGGCTTCAAGTCCGTGGTGTCGCTCGACGTCGCGGGCCACGAGCTGAGCCACGGCGTCATGTCCCAGACCGCCGGGCTCATCTACTCCGGAGAGTCCGGTGGTCTGAACGAGGCCAACTCCGACATCTTCGGCACCATGACGGAGTTCTGGGCCCGCAACGGCCAGGGCGACACCATTGGTGACACGGGCGGCGACTGGACCATCGGCGAGCAGCTCAGCGACACCCCGTTGCGTTACATGTACAAGCCGAGCCTGGACGGCTCCAGCGAGGACGCCTGGTTTCCTGGCCTCGACGCCATCGATGTCCACTACAGCAGTGGCCCGATGAACCGCGCCTTCTACTTCCTGTCCCAGGGCGCGCAATCGACGGCGACGAAGAATGACTACTCGAGCCGCTACCTGCCCGACGGCATGACGGGCATCGGCAACGACAAGGCGGCGGCCATCTGGTACCGCGCCATCACCGCCTACCTGACCCCCGCCAGCAACTACGTGGCGGCCCGCACGGCCTCGCTCCGGGCGGCGGCGGAGCTCCACGGCAGCGGCTCCAAGGAATACCGCGCCGTGCAGAACGCCTTCGCCGCCATCAACGTGGGCTACAGCGCGAGCACCTATGACGATCTCATGCCGCCCAAGGCGACCCTGAGCATGTCGGGCAGCGCGCCCACGCTGCGCTTCACCGCGGTGGCCTCGGACAACATCGGCGTGACGCGCGTGGAGTTCTATGTCGACGGCGTCCTCACGAGAAGCGACGACACACAGCCCTTCGACTTCAGGGTCGACACCACCCAGGCCGACCCGGGCACGCACCAGGTGGTGGCCAAGGCCATCGATCGGGCCGGCAACGTGGGCTCCTCCGCGCCCATCGGCTTCACCGTGACCCAGAGCTTCGCGCAGCTCCTGCGCGATCCTGGCTTCGAGAAGGACGGCTCGGACTGGGTCCAGGAGCCAGCGGATAGCGACTATCCCATCATCACCTATTCCTCCACCCGGGCACGCACGGGCTATGGCTACGCCGTCTTCAACGGCTACGGCACGACCGCCGTGGACCGCATCTCCCAGCAGGTCACCCTCCCCGCCGATACCCAGACGGCCGCGCTGACCTTCTATCTCACCGTCCTCACCGATGACCCCGGCACCCAGGCCCAGGACACCCTGGCCGTGCAGGTGCGTGACACCGACGGCAACCTCCTCGAGCAGCCCGCGAGCTGGTCCAACGTCGACTCGACGTTCGGCTGGGTGCAGGTGAGTATCGATTTGACCCGATTCGCGGGCCAGACGGTGCAGCTGCACTTCGTGGGCACCGAGAACGACGATGGTTTCGCCAGCCTGTTCCAGCTCGATGACCTCTCGCTGCGTGTCATCACCCACCCCGACACCGAGTCGCCGCTCGTGAGGGCCGGCGTCGCGACCGACCCGGAGAGCGGCCGGGTGGCCTTGCTGGGACACGTGTGGGACAACGGCTTCGTCAATGCCGTCGAGTTGCTCGTGGACGGCACGTCCCAAGGCTCCGTGCCCAGGACGTTCGCGAAGATCCTGAGCGCCAGCGCGTTGGGAGGAGGCCTCCACACGCTCGTGGTCAAGGCCACGGACGCGGCGGGCAACACGAGCACGTCCGAGCACCTGCCGTTCTACGTCGAGCGCGGCCGCGGGCAGGTGGTGCAGAACCCGGACTTCGAGCTCTATGACTCTCAGACGGGCCAGGCCGAAGGGTGGACCCTCGAGACGTCGTCCCCCTCGAGCAGCGGCATCATCGAGAACTTCTTCTATGCGTATTCAGGATGGGTCTTCGTCCTGTTCGGCGTCGACGATGGCCCCAACACGTCGACCCTGCGGCAGACCGTCACCATCCCCGCGGACGCCGAGTCGGCCGTCTACAGCTTCTGGCTGTGGGTGGAGAGCAACGCCTTCTCCGACAACGTGGCCCATCACACGTTCACCGCGAAGGTCCGCGACGTCAACGGCAACGACCTGAAGACGCTGGAGACCCTCTCGAACGTGGACGTCACCCCCTACTACACCGAGCACCGTTATGACTTGAGCGCGTTCAAGGGGCAGACGATCCAGCTCTTCTTCGAGTCCAACCTGGAGGAGCCCGTCGAGGATCCGAACACCGGCTACACGTATTTCTCGCTCGACGACGTCTACCTGGATGTGACGAGCACTCCGGACTCCCTGGCCCCCTCGCTCGACGCGAGCGTACGTGACGACTCCGGCACGCGGGTCCAGCTCTTCGCCAACGTGAGCGACAACACGTGGACGGAGAAGCTCGAGTTCTTCGTGGATGGCACCCCGGTGGCCACCTTCACCGATCCCAAAGGCGAGTACACGAGTCCGTTCGACACGTCCGCGCTCGCCAACGGGCAGCACGCGTTCATGGCCAAGGCCACGGACCGGGCGGGCAACGGGACGGCGGTCACGGTGCCCTTCACCGTGAACGTGGTGAACGACACGACGCCTCCGACCGTCAGCGCGGCCGTGGAGGGCGAGCACGAGACGACGGTGTTCACGGCCTCCGCCACCGACGACACGGGCGTCACGTCCGTGGAGTTCTACGTGGATGACGTCTTCCAGGGCCGCGTCCAGGCGGCGCCGTACCGGCTGCCCTTCAGCACCCTGCCCCTGGCGCCCGGCGAGCACACCCTCAAGGTGGTGGCCTTCGATGCCTACGGCAACTCCGCCTCGGCCACGGCCCCCTTCACGCGCGCGGGCCCGCTGCTGTCCTCCACGCGGATCCTCGTGCCGGTGGACGGTACGTATGAACTGAGCACCCTGCTGACCCAGGGGGCGGACCCGCTGCTGCTCTGGAACGTGCAGGAAGGCCGCGTCTGCGGAACCGTCTCCTGGACGGGCGTCTACACGGCGCCGGCCGCACCCGGCCTCTGCCACGTGCTCATCACCCACAAGCAGGACGCCCGCTCGAGCGCCCGGGTGGACGTGCGCGTCTACACCGCGGATCTCAACGGAGATCGTGTCGTGGACGGTGAGGACCTGGCACGCCTCGCCCAGAGCTGGGGCACCCGCGCCTCCTCCACGACGACCGCGGACCTCGATGCGAGTGGCTCCGTGGACGACACCGACGTCACCCTCTTCCTCAGCCAGTTCGGACGGTAA
- a CDS encoding PAS domain-containing protein — MVLLSESHGVAPPPRLEHLLEAATDGVLALDTDGRALYLNASAERILGRARAELLGHPLWSRLSRLEGTEFGRACQRALTQGLPSTVEEYFAPLGAWVQARVSPSPEGVLVFLRDVTPLNQVEAEYASLHALVASAPAVAFVTRGPEHVFVLSNARHRKLQGGREVLGQTAREALREPQGQSLLEVLDRVYRTGIPLVLEQVPLPVQSDEGPWEERLFHLTSQPLRDVAGRVEGVTVFAFDVTELVRARWRAERLAEELSLSEVRFRSLVMATSTLLWTTDATGHFREDFPTWSAFTGQDYDKWRNGSGWWDAIHPEDRDRATAAWQRAFATRGLFEAEYRLRRADGTYTPVVSRGVPVLELDGSVREWVGSITDITAQRRARQALELLTEASTALASTWELRPAMEHLTQCLVPRLAEWCGVFLHDEAGPCEVPRTGPGERVAFCDVDPRRALRLRQAGPSVHVPMFQGPWPLGRAESFPALTEQALAAEPDEARRELLRAFVGLRGMAVPITVKGRHRGVLVLAAGESYRPYDADDLQLAGELAHRAATILEHVRLFELARQARDRAEEANRAKDEFLATVSHELRTPLTAILGWTNILRTTPMPPDKQERALETVERSARAQAQIVDDLLDISRIVAGRMRLELQPVDPGTVVEAVLDVVRPAAAARDIHLEPLLEPDVGLVRGDAQRLQQVAWNLFTNAIKFTPPGGRVTVRLRRVEAFVELEVRDSGQGISPTFLPYLFERFQQADGSTTRRYGGLGLGLSIVRHLVELQGGTVQAHSEGEGQGACFTVRLPAARLSP, encoded by the coding sequence ATGGTCCTCCTCTCGGAGTCACACGGTGTCGCGCCGCCCCCCAGGCTCGAGCACCTCCTCGAGGCCGCCACGGATGGAGTGCTCGCGCTCGACACCGACGGGCGCGCCCTGTACCTCAACGCCAGCGCCGAGCGCATCCTCGGCCGCGCTCGCGCCGAGTTGCTCGGGCACCCCTTGTGGTCACGGCTGTCCCGGCTGGAGGGCACGGAGTTCGGCCGGGCCTGCCAGCGCGCGCTCACGCAGGGCCTGCCCTCCACGGTGGAGGAGTACTTCGCCCCGCTGGGCGCCTGGGTGCAGGCGCGGGTGTCCCCCTCCCCGGAGGGCGTGCTCGTCTTCCTGCGCGACGTGACCCCGCTCAACCAGGTGGAGGCGGAGTACGCGAGCCTGCACGCGCTCGTGGCGAGCGCCCCCGCGGTGGCCTTCGTGACGCGCGGGCCCGAGCACGTCTTCGTGCTCTCCAACGCGCGCCACCGCAAGCTCCAGGGGGGACGCGAGGTGCTGGGACAGACGGCGCGCGAGGCCCTGCGCGAGCCCCAGGGCCAGAGCCTGTTGGAGGTGTTGGATCGCGTGTACCGCACCGGCATTCCGCTCGTGCTGGAGCAGGTGCCGCTGCCGGTGCAGAGCGACGAGGGCCCCTGGGAGGAGCGCCTCTTCCACCTCACCAGCCAGCCGCTGCGCGACGTGGCCGGGCGCGTGGAGGGCGTGACGGTGTTCGCCTTCGACGTGACGGAGCTGGTGCGCGCGCGCTGGCGGGCGGAGCGGCTGGCCGAGGAGTTGAGCCTGAGCGAGGTGCGCTTCCGCTCGCTCGTGATGGCCACCTCCACCCTGCTGTGGACGACGGACGCCACGGGCCACTTCCGCGAGGACTTCCCCACCTGGAGCGCCTTCACGGGGCAGGACTATGACAAGTGGCGCAATGGCTCCGGGTGGTGGGACGCCATCCATCCCGAGGACCGGGACCGGGCCACGGCGGCGTGGCAGCGCGCCTTCGCCACGCGGGGTCTCTTCGAGGCGGAGTACCGGCTGCGCCGCGCCGATGGCACCTACACGCCGGTGGTGTCGCGCGGCGTGCCCGTGCTGGAGCTGGACGGCTCGGTGCGCGAGTGGGTGGGCTCCATCACCGACATCACCGCGCAGCGCCGCGCGCGCCAGGCGCTCGAGCTGCTCACCGAGGCGAGCACCGCGCTGGCCTCCACGTGGGAGCTGCGCCCGGCCATGGAGCACCTCACCCAATGTCTGGTGCCCCGGCTCGCCGAGTGGTGTGGCGTGTTCCTGCACGACGAAGCGGGCCCGTGCGAGGTCCCTCGAACCGGCCCCGGAGAGCGCGTGGCCTTCTGCGACGTGGATCCGCGGCGCGCCCTGCGGCTGCGCCAGGCGGGCCCGAGCGTCCACGTGCCCATGTTCCAGGGGCCGTGGCCACTCGGGCGGGCGGAGTCCTTTCCCGCGCTCACCGAGCAGGCGCTCGCCGCGGAGCCGGACGAGGCCCGGCGGGAGCTGCTGCGGGCCTTCGTGGGCCTGCGGGGCATGGCCGTGCCCATCACCGTCAAGGGGCGGCACCGGGGCGTGCTGGTGCTCGCGGCGGGCGAGAGCTACCGGCCCTACGACGCCGACGATCTCCAGCTCGCCGGGGAGCTGGCGCACCGGGCCGCCACCATCCTGGAGCACGTGCGCCTCTTCGAGCTGGCGCGCCAGGCGCGCGACCGGGCCGAGGAGGCCAACCGCGCCAAGGACGAGTTCCTCGCCACCGTCAGCCACGAGCTGCGCACGCCGCTCACCGCCATCCTCGGGTGGACGAACATCCTGCGCACCACGCCGATGCCGCCGGACAAACAGGAGCGCGCCCTGGAGACGGTGGAGCGCAGCGCGCGCGCCCAGGCGCAGATCGTGGATGATCTGCTGGACATCTCCCGCATCGTCGCCGGACGGATGCGCCTGGAATTGCAACCGGTGGACCCGGGCACCGTGGTGGAGGCGGTGCTCGACGTGGTGCGTCCAGCCGCGGCCGCGCGCGACATCCACCTGGAGCCCCTGCTGGAGCCGGACGTGGGCCTCGTGCGGGGAGATGCCCAGCGGCTGCAACAGGTGGCGTGGAACCTGTTCACCAACGCCATCAAGTTCACCCCGCCCGGAGGCCGGGTGACGGTGCGGCTGCGGCGCGTGGAGGCCTTCGTGGAGCTGGAAGTGCGCGACTCCGGCCAGGGCATCTCCCCCACCTTCCTCCCCTACCTCTTCGAGCGCTTCCAGCAGGCCGACGGCAGCACCACCCGCCGCTACGGCGGGCTGGGTCTGGGGTTGTCCATCGTGCGCCACCTGGTGGAGTTGCAGGGCGGCACCGTCCAGGCCCACAGCGAGGGGGAGGGCCAGGGCGCCTGCTTCACCGTCAGGCTGCCCGCCGCCCGCCTCTCACCTTGA